atacatgagtCAGCTTCGGGTGCATACAGAAAATGTATTATCAAGACAATAGCATCAAGGTTAGGAACACTGACTACAGAATCTGGGGTACCCCTGAATTCTGATCCATTCTTATTGAAGGTGTTCATTAATCTCCCTGACTTCAATTTCCATATCCTTACAATGGGAGTAATAATAGGGTATACTTCATAGggtgggattcccaggtgactcagtggtgaatccatctgctaatgcaggagatacaggctcagtccctgggtagggaagatccccttgaaggaggaaatggcaacctactccagtattattgctgggaaaatcccatgaacagaggagcctggtgggctatattccatggggtcgcaaaagagtcagaggcaactgAGTTCGATGATGATGATGACTTCATGGGGTATTGACTGTGTTAGTGGGTACTGACaatgctaggtctttgttgctgcacgggctttctccagttgccccCGAGCACCGGCTATGCTTCTTCAGggggtgggcttctcactgcagggacttctcttgtggaacacCGGCTCTAGGTGCATGcgcttcagtacttgcagcactcaggctcagcagctgtggcacaaggccttagttgctccgaggcatgtggggtcttcctggaccagggatcaaaccagtgttccctgcattggcaggcagatccgtaaccagtagaccaccagggaaggcccatagTCATATTgaggtaagattttttttctggcactaggctcaataaatattggctgCCTAAAATGGAATGACTGGGCAGAAGAATCAATACATATGAAAATACTAACTTCCTATAATTTAGGTGAAATCTGCTACAAACCaatctgaaatttaaaacttgATAAGCATGTCAAATGAGAGAAGGTATGTAATAAAACGGTCAAGTTTATAGAAGGAAATGTAGGTTATCTAGAAGTTTGAATctgtacatttttaaagtgaaacttattaagataattttaataGAGTAACACTCACCCTTCTGAGGTGTGCAGTTTTCTGAGTTCTGACAAATATATACAACCATGTAATCACCACTGCAACCAAGATATAGAACGTTTTCATGACCACCCTAAAGTTCCCTCCTGTCTTCTGTAGGCAATCCTTTCCTCTCACCCTCAaatctggcaaccactgatccaaTTTCTGTCCCGCAGTGTTGCCTTTTCCAGACTGTCGCCTTAATGGAATTGATGCATTTTTGAGAAAACATGAACCTTTTAAAAACTCTTCTCAAAAAGCATTCCGAGAAATCATTTTTATGTGGTGATTCTTGGTGCACTGGATGGTGCTGGTCACTCACAGGTGAATCTCATTTAATCACAATGACGGCTCAATTTCCGGGCAGGCTGAACACTCTCCTGCCCCCGGTTGATTCTCCAAGCTGAAGTCATCTCTCCATGGCTAGCCACGCATaggctcttcctttcttttcccatgGAAAAACCTGATAAATAACAAACAACAGAAGTGAATTCAGGCTCACTGAAGTAGATAGCTATGGGTAACAAACAGCATGACATGTttgggaagtctttttttttttctttcaggatcaGGTCTGTCATGATAAATCAAATGAGGTCATGTATTATCATAAAGATAGCTGGGAAGGATCAGACAAGTGAAACATAACCGAGAGTCAAGTGTCCTCTAAAGTAAGCAACCATTGTCATAAACAAAGTGACTCATCTTTTGTGATCACGTGGCACATGGGAACCGCCAACTCTAATAGCAAATGGCTGTGTACCCCTGAATTCTGATCCATTCTTATTGAAGATGTTCATTAATCTCCCTGACCTCAATTTCCATATCCTCAATTTtcaattcacctagatttgtcaGGCCTGGGGTAGAACACTATGCTCTTGGCAGAACAGCGCCAACTCTAATAGGGGATGACTGTGTACACTTCCTGGAAAGTGTAGGAAAGtaggaagtgtgttttcagtaaaaaaaaaaaaaaaaaggtatgaaaaatattcaaaagagtTATACATGATCCggattttctaaaattggattacaATTAGTTAGATAAATTGATTTTGTTAGGAATGACACAGCCATAAGAAAAAACTGGTTAGagccaactaggtccaagatggcggagctgactttcactagacctCGAGCCTTGGTATTTACTCCCATTGTGACATATcaacaagctaaatgatacacccaGCAACTAAATCTGATCAAAGTTCTAAACCCTTTTGATTGATCTTTttgataaaacttcctaaatcgaattcttttgaagttcttttgacctctagctaactttggggtgcttcagagggcccctggaacatcccaaagagagatattaaactgtgtttatttggttggttaaattgcATGAAAAAGACTATCACATGAGTAATAAATCCACTCATGTTATACTatatggtaaaattactaatacagatatcctagaaattatatggagttcttaacattctaatatgtcctggtattctaatggaaaacctgatgacttcacaaacgttaacaaaaggactgaatgaaccagcgaatatgcttataactttcatggtttctatctgaaaaatcacaggtttgaatcttatgttttcagggagtaaggaaaatcttcctctcaaactaattatggcaatactttggtaaaattaaacgttataaacaaaacaattatattttctatctgactcctccaaaaattggaaattcgtaggtttccagtaagtttatcagatgagttaggaaggttatctcatgggttcaaaaatctcaagaaatttttgagaccttaaaaagggaagaattcacctagatttgttaggcaaaatctgtgataagcctttggtgtgagtttcccagccctgttttattttaaaagttcagccTGAGACTCtctaaatgtttcagcaaaataaaaagtctacaatcaattatggttatataaatcatcagaccaaaattagtgagaacagacttattttgcaaacaaactagccttaattttgttatatttgataaaaatgagggtaactctagggagaaaaagatatttcaaaaaatgttaaatcctagtttgttaatggaggtctgcatctagtaagactcatctcttagacagttctttgctgttatgtgatattaatgtaaaatttaattgaattcttaaagaacaccctaagtttaTTTCTGAAGCtcatctcagtaatctatctttggatgaataTCAGATatctcatgacctgcaaccaggattagaaaaagacataatttaagggactgtcttcaacctggatggaaggactttttatcaggagaaactacactacaccaggatgagaagacgacgacatcagaggcagacagcttccccaagatgctggacctgattcatatgatcatttatgttttcttgacttcttagaccttagcatataaatcaaatgcttttctatcataggcctgatcctatgctagttttagaaattaattcaattgttgggtttgtggccaattacctgtgtccaGTTCGtggttaccttggtaaatttctctactacaagactctaactggttggccctgagaaaatttactttaaaaaaaaatatataggcatattcaggtcactgtgatattactggagaaggcaatggcaccccactctagtactcttgcctggaaaatcccgtggacggaggagcctggaaggctgcagcccatggagtcgctgagggttggacacaactgagcgacttcactttcgcttttcactttcatacattggaggaggaaatggcaacccactccagcgttcttgccttgagaatcccagggacgggggagcctagtgggctgccatctatggggtcgcccagagttggacacgactgaagtgacttagtagtagtagtgtacACTTACTGTCAGGCCTGGGGTAGAACACTATGCTCCTGGCAGAACAGGGCCAGGCAGGGCACCCGGAGGACGTGCTGATAGGCCTGGAGACATTCCAACACTTGCTGCATGTGTGACCTTAAACCTACAGATCACAGTGAACTGTCTTTCCATATCTCTTGCCCACTACACAATTGgaggttttttctttcttaatatttactttttttggcGGCTTtcagtcttagttgcggcacacaggcttctctctaggtATAGctcgagggcttagttgctccgtggtatGTAGGGTGTTagtttcctggaccagggactgaacgtgaGTCCATTGCCTTGGAAGGCGGACCACTCGGTGGTCTCAACCACTGGAGAAGTAGGGAAGCCCCatgaggttttttttcttctccattttttctcTCAATCCTTTGTGAAACGCAATAATTTTCTCAGTTTATTGCATCGTGGACTTACTTATGGTATCTGTTGTCATAATAAAGTTATAAATATGCATCATGTGTCAAATTGATCAATCTTTTCCCTTATGCTTCTAGATTTTGATTCAAAGACTATAGAGGAATTTACCTTTTTTCTCCTAATGCTTAGATGGTTTTTTATCCACTGTTGTAGCTGTTACCTCaccagagccatgacaggctcagagaggtgcactaAGCCAAAAATAATTCCTGAGTCATGCTTCCCCGGCTTCCAGGGATgctaactctggccaatcagagagatggtaactctggccaatcagagagatgataactctggccaatcTGGGCATAACAGTAGCTAGCCTCCAAGATGACCACCAATGATCCCTACCTCCTGGTGTTTTTATGCGGTCCCCTTCCATACAGAATAGAGCTGACCAGTGTCACAATAGGGTACTGTGGAAGTGGTGGAGTGTGACTTCTGTAGCTAAGGAACTTCTTActtcttccctcctctcttctgAATCATTGATAACCAAGTAAGTCTTGAAGACATCCAGGCAGCCCTGTGGAGAGGCCAATGTggtgaggaactgaggcctcTAGACAACAGTCATATGAGCGAGCCATTGTAGAAATGGATCCCCCAGCCCCTAGTCAAATCCTGGTTGACACGCTGACCACAGTCTCATGGGAGATACTGAGACAGAAGCACCCAGCGAAGATGCTCTtgatccacagaaactgtgagatagtaAATGCTTACTGTTTGAAGCTGCTGAGTTTCCAATCTCCCACGATAAACCTTTAATTCCCTCCTCTCCCTTGCTCTGCATATTCAACAGTTCTACCTCCTAAATACTCTCTAATAAATCATTCCCTCTCGCCACCTCTCCCCCTCTTCACAGCCACTCTCCTAGTTCAGACCCTCATCATTGCTTCCCCAGCACATTCCATGGGGTTCCAGAACAGTCCATCCAATTGAGTCATCATGCTGTTGTCAGCGTGACCTTTGAAGCTACAAACTTAATCATGTCACCACTGTTTACGGCTTCCTATGGCTCAAAGCACTGAAATGACCTGGATGGTTGGGGATTGGTAAAAACATAGGCTCCAGGGTACCACCCTGATCTCTACAATAGATTGTGAAATGATTGTCTCAGAGCAGACAGCCAAATGTAGTGGGAAAGCAGATAAGGGAAAGGTCCCCAACTGTGGACTATGAAGAGacttgagatggatgaaatttgGTAGACTCCACCTCCCCAAACCCCAATCTGCCAGTATATGTGTGCTCCCTTGCCCTCTGTGTGCTTTTCTAAACATGTGGTCCTGTTTCTGGGATGTGGTCAGTATACATGTATTTGCATctttagatggagaaggcaatggcactccactccagtactcttgcctggaaaatcccatggatggaggagcctggtgggctacagtccatggcgtcactgagtcggacacgactgagcgacttcactttcacttttcactttgatgcattggagaaggaaatggcaacccactccagtgttattgcctggagaatcccagggatgggggagcctggtgggctgccatctatggggtcacacagagctggacacaactgaatcgacttagcagcagcagcagcagcagcagcatctttagaAAATGATGATAACAAAAAAATCAGCCTAAATACAGCTGGTGCCATCTCTGGATTCTCTCCCAGGAAACATCCCACATTAGAATGATGGTTTAAAAATGAGGCTCAGTGAGTATGGTCTGTAAGTGTtctgcgctaagtcacttcaactgTGTGTGGCACtatacaaccctatggactagcctgttaggatcctctgtctgtgggattctccaggcaagaatactggagtgggttgccatgccctcttccaggggatctttctgacccgggatcaaacccatgtctcttatgccttctgcactggcagacaagttttttaccagtagtgccacctgggaatcccatggtcTGTATACTCATCCAAAAACGTAACAAATGTGTGATCAACTATAACAGCAATTGTAGGAGAAActgttccccagtggctcagtggtaaagaaactgcctgcattgggggagacctgggttccatacctgggtggggaagatcccctggagaagcaaatggcaacccactccagtatccttgcctgaaaaattccatggacggaagagctatagtccatgtaggctatagtaggctacagtccatggggtcacaaagaaactgagtgactaacactttcacttttcatgaaagAGTAAATTATCAAATGGCCTAAAATGCTTAAGGTGGTCCCAGGTGCCTTTGACAATAAAAGATGTCCCAGATCACAAGGCAGGAGCTTGTCCTGGGATTCAAGGAGCACTTTTTACACTCTGTGCAGTGTGAAATTTGTATTTTGGTATCTGGTTCATCCGTCAGTTTCTCATTGCTGGGGTTCATGTCAGTTTGCAAAGCTCCCACACCTACCTCCTGGATTCCCCTTCACCGcctcccaccccccgccaaaGGAAACATATCCTCTCGTCTATTCCTGGTTTAATCGAGAAAGTCCTAGTCCTCAGGTTTTGTTTGAGCAGGTTTGTGTCGCCAGGCCTAGGTTTGCATCGCACTTTTACCTCGACAGTCATTGTGCAACCCTAAGCATTCCTGCTGTAGGCCATGTGTCCtgcctgggtgaggaagatgagGCCCTCCTAGCACGTGGCTGTGACAGCCTTTGTCCTGCTAGAGGGACCTGGCTGGGAACACGGGCATTCGAGGCGGAGCTTCTCTCCGTCCGCACCACACCCTCCTTACGGGCAGGCGCCAGCTCGGCCAAACAACCCGGGTTCACCGATTGCCCCGTGCGCGCCTCGCTGGCAGAGGCGGGAGTTCACTTAGCAAGACGCCAGCTTCCGTGCTCACTTCCCGGGAGAGCTCCAGTCGCACCAGAACCCCGAGCCCGTAAGCCGCGCGCCGCCACCCGCCATGAGTGTCCCGGTGCGAGCGGGCCCAAGCAACTGGAGGCGGGCAGCCACCTTAGTGCTGGCGGCGGGCTGGACGCGCCCGGTCCCCGCCGCCCCATCGAGGCCTCAGCCACCCGCCGAGGGATTCcgggtgctgctgctgcagcgCTCCGCTAGCCAAGGCTTCTTGCCCGGGGCGCACGTCTTCCCGGGCGGGGTGTTGGAGGCGGCAGACAGTTCGACCGATTGGCTGCGCCTCTTCGCGCCGCACCACTGGCCCCCCCGCTTTGGCCTGGGTCCCGCGCCGCCCCAGCGCGCCGCCTTCCCGGTGCTGCCCAACGTCCAGCCGGGAGCCGTGGACGAGGACGCGGCGGCGCTACCGGATGACATCGCCTTCCGCATCTGCGCCATCCGCGAGGCATTCGAGGAGGCGGGCGTGCTGCTGCTGCGGCCCAGGGGCCCCCGGCCCCCTGATCAGGCGCCAGGCTGCGCCCTCGCGCCGCCGCCCGCCTTGGCCGACTGGCGCGCCCGCGTCCGCCGGGACCCGCGGCACTTCCTGAGCCTGTGCGCGGAGCTCGACTGCACTCCCGACATCTGGGCGCTGCGCGACTGGAGCGGCTGGATCACGCCCTTCTCACGCCCCGGCGGCCGCCGCTTCGAGACCACCTTCTTCCTGTGCTGCCTGAACGAGCCGCCGCCGGTCTTCCCCGACTTAATGGAGGTGGTGGACTGCCAGGTAGGGCGTCCTCCCGGCCCGGAGTGGGGACCCACAGGAGCTAGAGAGTGAGGACCCCGGCAGGCGGCCCAGGCGCCCCCGGACCCTCCAGTAGGCTGCCTCAGGGCCGTAATAGCCAGTTAGCTACGGAGCGGGCCCGCGACCCACGCGGTCCGGACCCCTGCCCAGCAGGCCAAAGCTGTGACACTGGTGAACTGCTTTCTGCTTTTTCCCGCTTCGCAGCCCCAGGGCCTCGAAGATGTCTCCCCACGCAGTTTCTCCGGCGGGTGGCCGGCGGAGATCCCAGGAATTCTAGCGCTCCTTCCTGAGCAGTTGCCACGCTTTCACTTATTTCGTCCCCGCAGCCGTTTGTTTCCTCGTAGTTCAGTCTTTTAGAATTTATCTGAAACGTTTTCATTTGAGACTTGttggggaaaggctacccactcgagtattctggcctggagcattccgtggactgtatagtccgtggggtcgcaaagggtggcacacgactgagcgactttcactttcggcTACCGATATGGCCTACCTTGGTGAATGATTCCTCTGcacctgaaaaagaatgtgttttctgcTGTATTCGAtggagtgtttttaaaaatgtcaattagGTTAAGTTAGTTGATAGTGTCTTTTTAGGTCTTCCATATCGTTTACCTGTTCCATCAATTTCTGAGAAAAGGTTGTTGAAATCGGTGACGAACAATTGCGGCTTTGTCTTATTCTCAGTTCTGTCGGGTTTTCCTTCGGGTATTTGGAAGCTCCTTTGTAAGGTGttaacttcccttgtggctcagacagtaaagcgtctgcctacaatgcgggagacctaggttctagccctgggtcaggaagttcccctggagaaggaaatggcaatccactccagagacGATCtgtctgaaaatattttgcttttattttttgaaagctaTTTCGTGTGGGTGTAGAATTCTGTATAGATTGACAGtatgagtttttgtttcttttttctgccaGTACTTAGAGATGTTACTTCATTAGTTTCCAGTTTACATGATCTTCTGGTGAGAAATCtgcctttttttcctccagttttattgagatataattgacacacagctggtggcactagcggtaaaggactcacctgccagtgctggagacataggGACAAAGATTCGATccttgtgtcgggaagatcccctggaggagggcat
Above is a genomic segment from Ovis canadensis isolate MfBH-ARS-UI-01 breed Bighorn chromosome 14, ARS-UI_OviCan_v2, whole genome shotgun sequence containing:
- the NUDT19 gene encoding acyl-coenzyme A diphosphatase NUDT19, translated to MSVPVRAGPSNWRRAATLVLAAGWTRPVPAAPSRPQPPAEGFRVLLLQRSASQGFLPGAHVFPGGVLEAADSSTDWLRLFAPHHWPPRFGLGPAPPQRAAFPVLPNVQPGAVDEDAAALPDDIAFRICAIREAFEEAGVLLLRPRGPRPPDQAPGCALAPPPALADWRARVRRDPRHFLSLCAELDCTPDIWALRDWSGWITPFSRPGGRRFETTFFLCCLNEPPPVFPDLMEVVDCQWSSPSEAIESLVSREVLLAPPQFYEIRRLGNFASLSDLHKFSLDRESEGTERWMPIILFTADGAIHLLPGDEMYSEDSNFLENCMSTGKKTEEIMSEGKTFHRIVLYNSHNYGDYTGYSIHVTVLPKYKHVYPKSFVMGKSHL